One window of Mesorhizobium sp. WSM4904 genomic DNA carries:
- a CDS encoding RNA polymerase sigma factor gives MSTAKFDRAALEAMLVDLRPKLHRYAARMAGSAVEGEDIVQEAVVKALGAHDGGATVERPEQWLFRIAHNAAQDHLRRRQRERLRMTEADMTEIEDLSASAETRLAAAASLRSFMQLTPAQRSAVILVDVLGLSLYETCEVTGATLAATKAALHRGRAELKTLAAAPDDVPLPKLDPDEERRLRRYIDLFNARDFDAVRALIAQDIELEVVNRTRLSGKKQASTYFGNYDRVSDWALSLGFVDGQPAILIRNPQADDAVRGFVLIDWRGDEAVRIRDFRYASYCVADADIRAIDG, from the coding sequence ATGAGCACAGCGAAATTCGACCGCGCGGCGCTTGAAGCTATGCTTGTCGACCTGCGGCCGAAATTGCACCGCTATGCCGCACGCATGGCTGGCTCGGCGGTCGAGGGCGAGGACATCGTGCAGGAGGCGGTGGTGAAGGCACTTGGTGCTCACGATGGCGGCGCCACGGTCGAGCGTCCAGAGCAGTGGCTGTTCCGCATCGCCCATAATGCGGCGCAGGATCATCTGCGCCGCCGCCAGCGGGAGCGCTTGCGCATGACCGAAGCCGACATGACCGAGATAGAAGACCTCTCCGCCAGCGCGGAGACGCGGCTCGCGGCGGCGGCGAGCCTGCGCAGCTTCATGCAGCTTACGCCGGCGCAGCGCAGCGCGGTGATCCTGGTCGATGTGCTCGGCCTCAGCCTGTATGAGACCTGCGAGGTGACGGGCGCGACGCTCGCCGCCACCAAGGCGGCACTGCATCGCGGCCGGGCGGAGCTGAAGACGCTGGCAGCGGCACCGGATGACGTGCCTTTGCCGAAGCTCGATCCGGATGAAGAGCGGCGGCTGCGCCGCTACATCGACCTGTTCAACGCGCGCGACTTCGACGCCGTCAGGGCGCTGATCGCCCAAGACATCGAGCTCGAGGTCGTGAACCGCACCCGGCTCAGCGGCAAGAAACAGGCCTCGACCTATTTCGGCAATTACGACCGCGTCAGCGACTGGGCGCTGTCGCTCGGCTTCGTCGACGGCCAGCCGGCGATCCTGATCCGCAACCCGCAGGCGGACGATGCGGTGCGCGGTTTCGTGCTGATCGACTGGCGCGGCGACGAGGCCGTTCGCATCCGCGATTTCCGCTATGCGTCGTACTGTGTTGCCGACGCGGATATCCGTGCGATCGACGGCTAA
- a CDS encoding helix-turn-helix transcriptional regulator: MITAPQLRAARSLLGIDQRRLAELSGLSVPTIQRMEASGSIIRGNVDSLMKLIAALEVAGIELIGEGAVSQSGGRGVRLKAGVDPARAPDADAIDLGGSLP, from the coding sequence GTGATAACCGCACCGCAATTGCGCGCCGCCAGATCGCTGCTCGGCATCGATCAGCGCCGGCTTGCCGAATTGTCCGGCCTGTCGGTGCCGACGATCCAGCGCATGGAAGCCAGCGGCTCGATCATCCGGGGCAACGTCGATTCACTGATGAAGCTGATCGCGGCGCTCGAGGTGGCCGGCATCGAACTGATCGGCGAAGGCGCGGTCAGCCAGAGCGGCGGACGCGGCGTGCGGCTGAAGGCCGGGGTCGACCCGGCCAGGGCGCCAGACGCCGACGCGATCGATCTCGGCGGGAGCCTGCCGTGA
- the hyfB gene encoding hydrogenase 4 subunit B: protein MSTVALLLCGPAALLATAVLAGAASRRASATRLVYGVALAISAALLAIVAGHLAGSPGEASAITLPLGLPWTGARFRLDGLSAFFLVVVNLGGGITSLYGFGYGQHESQPHRVLPFYPAFLAGMNLVVLANDAFSFLLSWEFMSLASWALVMAHHRDDANRRAGYIYLVMASFGTLALLLAFGLLAGPAGTYAFDAMRTAQPGRFAAGAVLALMLLGAGSKAGLVPLHAWLPLAHPAAPSHVSALMSGIMTKVAIYGFIRVVFDLLGAPAWWSGVVVLLLGGTTAVLGILYALMEKDLKRLLAYSTIENIGVIFASLGLALAFKANAMPSAAALAFTAALFHVLNHSFFKSLLFFGAGAVLSASGERDMEKLGGLIHRMPVTSFVFLVGCVSISALPPFNGFASEWLAFQAILQSPELPQWGLKVIVPAVGGMLALAAALAAACFVKAFGITFLGRARSAAVERAHEVDRWSLAAMVVLAALCLLAGILPGFVIDSLSPVALSLIGDRMPVQTAQPWLSIVPIAESRSSYNGLLVFVFITISASLAAFFIHRFASHALRRGPAWGCGFAEATPAAQYTAVSFAQPIRRVFGSFAFRAREAVDMPAPGSLEPARLEVDFHDVVWETFYQPIAGAVDFATERLNYLQFLTIRRYLTLVFLYLVILLLVLALWP from the coding sequence ATTTCGACAGTCGCGCTTCTGTTGTGCGGCCCCGCCGCGCTTCTGGCGACGGCCGTCCTGGCCGGAGCCGCCAGCCGGCGCGCTTCGGCGACGCGTCTGGTCTATGGCGTTGCGCTCGCCATCTCGGCCGCGTTGCTGGCAATCGTCGCCGGCCATCTCGCGGGCAGCCCCGGCGAGGCGTCCGCCATAACCTTGCCGCTCGGCCTGCCGTGGACCGGCGCCCGATTCCGCCTCGACGGCCTGTCGGCCTTCTTTCTCGTCGTCGTCAACCTGGGCGGCGGCATCACCAGCCTCTACGGTTTCGGCTACGGCCAGCACGAATCCCAGCCGCATCGCGTGCTGCCGTTCTATCCGGCCTTCCTTGCCGGCATGAACCTCGTCGTGCTCGCCAACGACGCCTTCAGCTTCCTGTTGTCTTGGGAATTCATGTCGCTCGCCTCCTGGGCGCTGGTCATGGCGCACCATCGCGACGACGCCAACCGGCGGGCCGGCTACATCTATCTGGTCATGGCAAGCTTCGGCACGCTGGCGCTGCTGCTTGCCTTCGGCCTGCTCGCCGGACCGGCGGGAACCTATGCGTTCGACGCGATGCGGACGGCGCAGCCCGGCCGGTTCGCCGCCGGCGCGGTGCTCGCCCTCATGCTGCTCGGCGCCGGCTCCAAGGCCGGCCTCGTGCCGCTGCACGCCTGGCTGCCGCTTGCCCATCCGGCGGCACCGAGCCACGTCTCGGCGCTGATGAGCGGCATCATGACCAAGGTCGCCATCTACGGTTTCATCCGCGTGGTGTTCGATCTGCTCGGCGCACCGGCATGGTGGTCCGGCGTCGTCGTGCTCCTGCTTGGCGGCACGACGGCGGTCCTGGGTATCCTCTACGCGCTGATGGAAAAGGACCTCAAGCGGCTGCTCGCCTACTCGACGATCGAGAATATCGGCGTCATCTTCGCCAGCCTCGGCCTTGCGCTTGCCTTCAAGGCGAACGCCATGCCGTCGGCCGCGGCGCTGGCCTTCACCGCGGCGCTGTTCCACGTGCTGAACCATTCCTTCTTCAAGAGCCTGCTTTTCTTCGGCGCCGGCGCCGTGCTCTCGGCGAGCGGCGAGCGCGACATGGAGAAGCTCGGCGGCCTCATCCATCGCATGCCGGTGACCAGCTTCGTCTTCCTCGTCGGCTGCGTCTCGATCTCGGCGCTGCCGCCCTTCAACGGCTTCGCATCCGAATGGCTGGCCTTCCAGGCCATATTGCAGAGCCCCGAGCTGCCGCAATGGGGGCTGAAGGTCATCGTGCCCGCCGTCGGCGGCATGCTGGCGCTTGCGGCCGCACTTGCCGCGGCCTGCTTCGTCAAGGCATTCGGCATCACCTTCCTTGGCAGGGCGCGATCGGCAGCGGTGGAACGAGCGCATGAGGTCGACCGCTGGTCGCTGGCGGCGATGGTCGTGCTCGCGGCCTTGTGCCTGCTCGCCGGCATCCTGCCCGGTTTCGTCATCGACAGCCTGTCGCCGGTTGCGCTTTCGCTCATCGGCGACCGCATGCCGGTTCAGACGGCGCAGCCCTGGCTGTCGATCGTGCCGATCGCCGAGAGCCGCAGTTCCTACAACGGCCTGCTGGTGTTCGTCTTCATCACCATCTCGGCCTCGCTCGCGGCCTTCTTCATTCACCGCTTCGCCTCGCACGCGCTGCGCAGAGGCCCGGCATGGGGATGCGGCTTCGCGGAAGCGACGCCTGCCGCGCAATATACCGCCGTCAGCTTCGCGCAGCCCATTCGCCGGGTCTTCGGCAGCTTCGCGTTCCGCGCCCGGGAGGCGGTGGACATGCCGGCGCCGGGCTCCCTCGAACCGGCTCGCCTCGAGGTGGATTTCCACGATGTGGTCTGGGAGACGTTCTACCAGCCGATCGCCGGCGCGGTCGATTTCGCCACCGAGCGGCTGAACTACCTGCAGTTCCTGACGATCCGCCGCTATCTGACGCTGGTCTTCCTCTACCTCGTCATCCTGCTCCTGGTGCTTGCGCTATGGCCATGA
- a CDS encoding NADH-quinone oxidoreductase subunit H: protein MAMIFQLAVQGAQMLLVLLLAPLLIGFVRKVKARLLRRQGPSLIQPYRDLVRLMRKEVVLADNASWLFRVTPYLIFAATWVAAALVPTFAAGLQFSWTADLIVIVALLGSARFFQALAGMDVGTSFGGIGASREVMIASLAEPAMLLIVFSLALVAGATQLSTVAAFMSSPEVGLRVSLGMSAIALVMVAIAENARIPVDNPATHLELTMVHEAMILEYSGRHLAMIELATFLKLVLYVSLISCVFLPWGLASAGAGPKALAIGAATYLAKLAALAILLAVFETAVAKMRVFRVPDFLGAALMLALLGTLLLFVSRSL, encoded by the coding sequence ATGGCCATGATCTTCCAGCTGGCCGTCCAGGGCGCGCAGATGCTTCTGGTGCTTTTGCTGGCGCCGCTGCTGATCGGTTTCGTGCGCAAGGTGAAGGCAAGGCTGCTGAGGCGGCAGGGACCGTCCCTGATCCAGCCCTATCGCGACCTGGTCAGGCTGATGCGCAAGGAGGTCGTGCTGGCCGACAACGCGTCCTGGCTGTTCCGCGTCACGCCCTATCTGATCTTTGCCGCCACCTGGGTCGCGGCGGCGCTGGTTCCGACATTCGCCGCCGGCCTCCAGTTCAGCTGGACCGCCGACCTCATCGTCATCGTGGCGCTGCTCGGCAGCGCGCGCTTCTTCCAGGCGCTTGCCGGCATGGACGTCGGCACAAGCTTCGGCGGCATCGGCGCCAGCCGCGAGGTGATGATCGCCTCGCTGGCCGAGCCCGCCATGCTGCTCATCGTGTTCAGCCTGGCGCTGGTCGCCGGCGCCACGCAGCTTTCGACGGTCGCAGCCTTCATGAGCTCGCCCGAGGTCGGGTTGCGGGTGTCGCTCGGCATGTCGGCGATAGCCCTGGTGATGGTGGCGATCGCCGAGAACGCGCGCATCCCGGTCGACAATCCGGCCACGCATCTGGAGCTCACCATGGTGCACGAGGCGATGATCCTGGAATATTCCGGCCGCCATCTGGCGATGATCGAACTCGCCACCTTCCTCAAGCTCGTGCTCTACGTGTCGCTGATCTCCTGCGTCTTCCTGCCGTGGGGGCTGGCGAGCGCCGGGGCGGGGCCGAAAGCACTGGCCATCGGCGCCGCCACCTATCTCGCCAAGCTTGCGGCGCTTGCCATCCTGCTGGCCGTGTTCGAGACCGCGGTCGCCAAGATGCGCGTCTTCCGCGTGCCGGACTTCCTGGGCGCGGCGCTGATGCTGGCGCTGCTCGGCACGCTCTTGCTGTTCGTCTCGCGGAGCCTGTGA
- a CDS encoding hydrogenase-4 component E produces the protein MNGLTFDIAHLLAGSLVLVSFMMLYQDRLFALINVFALHAVVLALSVAWQAYIQEAHHLYITAAIALVFKAIVIPVGLHRIIQRLGIHRDIETAVGIGPTMLAGIGLVTLSMVLMLRVTPEADPLAREDLAFALSIILLGLLVMVTRRNAVSQVVGFMSLENGLVLAATGAKGMPLVVEISVAFSILIAFIVIGVFLFRIRERFDSVDVGALDDYRGERQ, from the coding sequence ATGAACGGTCTCACCTTCGACATCGCCCATCTGCTCGCCGGCAGCCTGGTGCTGGTCTCCTTCATGATGCTCTACCAGGACCGCCTGTTCGCGCTGATCAACGTCTTTGCCCTGCACGCGGTCGTGCTTGCTCTGTCGGTGGCCTGGCAGGCCTACATCCAGGAGGCGCATCATCTCTACATCACCGCGGCAATAGCGCTGGTCTTCAAGGCGATCGTCATTCCCGTCGGGCTGCATCGCATCATCCAGAGGCTCGGCATCCATCGCGACATCGAGACCGCCGTCGGCATCGGCCCGACCATGCTCGCAGGCATTGGGCTGGTGACGCTCTCCATGGTGCTGATGCTGAGGGTGACGCCCGAAGCCGACCCGCTTGCCCGAGAGGATCTCGCCTTCGCGCTGTCGATCATATTGCTGGGGCTCCTGGTGATGGTCACCCGGCGCAACGCCGTGAGCCAGGTCGTCGGCTTCATGTCGCTGGAAAACGGCCTGGTGCTGGCCGCCACCGGCGCCAAGGGCATGCCGCTGGTCGTCGAGATCAGCGTCGCCTTCTCGATCCTGATCGCCTTCATCGTCATCGGCGTCTTCCTGTTCCGCATCCGCGAGCGGTTCGATTCGGTCGATGTCGGCGCGCTCGACGACTACCGCGGAGAGCGCCAGTGA